CCTTAGTCTATAGTTTTTGAACTCCTTGAACCCGTAAGCCCTTCTCTGGCAAAGCTTTGCCTTTCGATTAAAGCCCTCAACGCGACCGTTGCTCATGCCTTTATGTCGGTGATAA
Above is a window of Oligoflexus sp. DNA encoding:
- a CDS encoding transposase, with the protein product MSNGRVEGFNRKAKLCQRRAYGFKEFKNYRLRLLNLCA